A section of the Streptomyces sp. NBC_01363 genome encodes:
- a CDS encoding response regulator transcription factor — translation MNRILVADDDPEVRAAVEDGLSVEGYEVRGVGDGLAALSAVASWQPDALVLDVMMPVLDGLAVCRRLRAMEDRTPVLVLTALASVSERVDGLEAGADDYLVKPFALDELVARVRALLRRAAPPAADGAELSFADLTLDPVARTGRRAGRPLEFSRTEAALLELLLRHPGQVLPRAMILERVWGQDFGPDSNSLAVYVGYLRRKLELGGEPRLVHTVHGLGYRLDVA, via the coding sequence CGCCGTCGAGGACGGGCTGAGCGTGGAGGGGTACGAGGTACGAGGGGTCGGCGACGGCCTGGCCGCGCTCTCGGCGGTGGCGTCCTGGCAGCCCGACGCGCTGGTCCTGGACGTGATGATGCCGGTCCTGGACGGGCTCGCGGTGTGCCGCCGGCTGCGCGCGATGGAGGACAGGACCCCGGTCCTGGTCCTCACCGCCCTGGCCTCCGTCAGCGAGCGCGTCGACGGCCTGGAAGCGGGCGCCGACGACTATCTGGTGAAGCCGTTCGCGCTGGACGAACTGGTGGCCCGGGTCAGGGCCCTGCTGCGGCGGGCCGCCCCGCCCGCGGCGGACGGGGCGGAACTGTCCTTCGCGGACCTGACACTGGATCCGGTGGCCCGCACGGGGCGACGAGCGGGCCGCCCGCTGGAGTTCAGCCGCACCGAGGCCGCCCTGCTGGAACTGCTCCTGCGCCACCCGGGCCAGGTACTCCCCCGCGCGATGATCCTGGAGCGCGTCTGGGGGCAGGACTTCGGGCCGGACTCCAACTCGCTCGCGGTGTACGTGGGTTACCTGCGCCGCAAACTGGAGCTGGGCGGCGAACCGCGGCTCGTCCACACGGTGCACGGTCTCGGCTACCGGCTGGACGTGGCATGA